In the genome of Parus major isolate Abel chromosome 2, Parus_major1.1, whole genome shotgun sequence, one region contains:
- the LOC107200622 gene encoding uncharacterized protein LOC107200622 — MPPLPRDRFIVSCFQQARHAGEHRQLAVPRRVDGLRRVALNRTVQPLHESGLEGVTGPRATADCAAAERSTTKQQRRRCAKEVLHQDGASNSCTDLLCSSRSSLGSTVVLHRASERHHCGPTAHSHAADAHHSWYCPTSGAAHAPRHHGNAWNRPCPELIGSAQKPRPRSRLCWPRLPAAAGGGARADVTWCPIHTRKYSGSRAWNPSAGLRFRTCTWCSPGSSSATAKAPSAARNRGIADGITRYHIGNLYLTTSSEGQAPTILLSEASTPLMFRTETIPTRDPLIFWMEYNGTLTSREWLHSYIT, encoded by the exons ATGCCTCCCTTGCCCCGAGACCGCTTTATTGTGAGCTGTTTTCAGCAAGCCCGCCATGCTggagagcacaggcagctggcagtgccacgGCGGGTGGACGGACTGAGGCGTGTAGCACTGAACCGAACTGTGCAACCCCTCCACGAGTCCGGACTGGAGGGGGTGACGGGGCCGCGAGCTACCGCCGACTGCGCCGCAGCCGAGAGGAGCACGACAAAGCAGCAAAGGCGCCGCTGCGCCAAGGAGGTGCTGCACCAAGATGGAGCGTCCAATAGCTGCACCGATCTGTTGTGCAGTAGCAGATCTTCCCTTGGCTCCACGGTGGTGCTGCACCGTGCCTCAGAACGCCACCATTGTGGCCCCACAGCTCATAGCCACGCCGCTGACGCACACCACTCCTGGTACTGTCCCACAAGTGGAGCCGCCCACGCCCCTCGGCACCATGGAAACGCCTGGAACCgcccctgcccagagctgatTGGCTCAGCCCAGAAGCCGCGCCCGCGGTCCCGCCTCTGCTGGCCACGCCTGCCTGCCGCTGCTGGGGGCGGGGCCCGAGCTGATGTCACGTGGTGTCCGATCCATACCCGGAAGTACTCGGGAAGCAGGGCGTGGAATCCCAGCGCCGGACTCCGGTTTCGCACCTGCACCTggtgcagccctggctccagTTCAGCTACAGCGAAGGCCCCATCAGCCGCAAGGAACCGAGGAATCGCTGATGGAATCACGAGATATCACATAGGGAACCTTTACCTTACTACCAGCTCCGAAGGACAAGCCCCTACAATCCTGTTGTCAGAAGCTTCAACTCCATTGATGTTCAGAACAGAAACCATCCCCACTCGAGACCCGCTGATCTTTTGGATGGAG TACAATGGCACTCTGACATCAAGAGAATGGCTGCACAGCTATATCACGTAG